The genome window ATACGTAGAGTCATATTTGCCCTGGAACTGCCCATAGTCGAGCTCGACGAGGGGATCTTCGTAGGCGCTAGAGAGTGAGAAGGTCAGCAAGAGGACGCAAAGGGCAAATATATACTTCGTTGAGATCACCATGGCTGACGACGATCTTACCAGGCAATGGCCTAGGATACGACTCCCTTAGGATTCAGAGTATCTCTGGTCACTTATATGGCATCTTGGCGCAGCAGCACACTGGCAGGTTCTCGGTATAAGACACGCCGAGATCAGATCTGAAGACCTGGAGAATAAAACGAAGGACGACGCCGAGTTAGATGCCAAGGTCGGGGAAAGGGAAACAGAGCCCTTCGCCATTGGTGCAGTTATATTTCCCATTGCGGCGAAGGAATCATGAACAAATGTGGAGTACCGCAAAATTGCGGGGAGGACAACAAAGGAATACCATACTGACGGTCAGTGACTGTAGAGTCGAGGTCGTGGTATTTGTGTCATTGTCCAATAAATTGGATACGTTAGATAACTGCATATTGTACAGAGTAGCGGTATGCAAAATATGAGGTCAAATCATGAAACCCTGTCTACGGATGCAATATGCCGTGTCTTGGAGCGCCATCCCCCAGTAAATCCCTAATCCAACATTGCAATGAAATGTTACCTGCACCAAACACCATTCCCAATTACTACAGAATGTCCCAAGAAAAACACAAGAGTCGCCATTGTCACATTGTCATTCGAAGCGACCGAGTGCGGCGCCGGCTCGCACGAGTAGTGCGCCTGTCCTCACAGCCTTCGCTTCCTTCGGTTTCTGTGCGTGGCTCGGATAATTCTGGCGTGGGCGTTACACCAAAACTGACGCCGCGATCTTTACGCGAGATGAGggcctcttcctcggggTATAGGAAACGGTGCACCGTCCGATGGTCCATCACTCGTTCTTCATCGTCCGACGGGCCCTCCTTATCAGTCTTAGGCCAGCGGTACCCATACAACATAGAGTGACGCTCGCAGCGAGGGCACTCTCGTCGAGTCAAGTAGGAGTCATGTTGCACAAACCAGGCATTACAAGTGTGGCAGTCAACCCAGCGGTCGTATGTCTGCGCCAAAAGTTTCGAAGTCTTGGTATAATCCCCTGGAACACGGACGAGTTGGCGCTCAGCCTCCACCGACTCAACAACAAGGGGTTTTCCGCGAGACTTTCTGCGCTCCTTTCTGTTAGAACCAATAGATCCCTGTTTTAATGTGCTCGGCTGGTCTGATAGTTCTAATTTTGTGTCTCCCTCAGTGCTGCCTGACCGCAGAGACGTGGTCGGCAGCTCAACATTTGCCTCAGATAGGGCGGAAACTTTCTCTGCAGATTGTTCTATTGTTTCTTCTACTTTGATTTTGACCGCAGCATCACACACAGAGGTGgcggttgttgatgttgatgagcgTTCTGATTCGTTCGCAGCAGTTGACGGAGGAGAATCAGCGGGCGGAGAAGGCAGGGCAGGGTCCACGGCCTTGTCATTGTCAGACTCGACAGTACTGTTACCCAAGGCCCCCATATCAGACCCGTTGCACACGGGTGAAGGACCAGCAGGTTGCTCAATCGAAGTAGCAACTTCGAGGAATGACACTTCCGATTTCAATTTGGAACTCTGGCGGACAAATTTTCCTCGTTTGCAAGGAGTGGACGGAGCAGAAGTTTCAATATCTGAGTCAGGCGCAAATTTGCGTTTCTTAGATGAGACGTGGCTGTCGGTTGACAGAGTATCATCGTTTAACGCTGGCGTGGACGCCTTACTCTGAGGCTCTGATGGCACATGCGGCGCCCAGCCATTGCGGACCAGCCGTTCGCAGGTAAGACACAAACACTCGCAGTTGTCAATCCCGAAATAGTCGTCTCCGTAGGATACTGTAATCTCTTCGCCAATGTAGATGTCACGAGTAGCGACGACCTGCATGCCTTCGGATCCACGTGTCACCAATTTTCCGTTCGCATTACAGTCGTGGTTGGCAAATCTAGCAGGCCCAAGGAAAAAAGATGGAGTCTTTTTCCTGCTGGACATCACTATGCTGAAATCCTTCCGCTTCAGGTCAAGATCCCGCTCTTCTTCGCGAGTCATTGGGACAAGAGTTCCGCTGAGATACTTGATTTCCTGTCCTTGCTTGATGAATTTGCGAGCGCAGACTGCAGCCTCATATTCCGTAATTGTGTAGCGATTGGTCGTGGTGATCTCAAACGGGGAGTCAGGCAGGTACATCTGGATGTATTTACGCAGGTGACGGCGGAACCAATCCTTCTCACGATTGTTGGGCAACCGGGCCATGAATTTCTTCAGCCCTGACATCGCCAGCAGTTCTCGTTCTGCTTTCGCGAGATCCTTTGCGACAATGACATCGTGCAGAAGGACGCGAgcgacatcatcgtcaacaatGCCCCGCATAGGGTTGTATTTGGTTCTGTTCTTGCGAGTATTGGTCCAGAAGTAAGCCTGTAGAATTCAAGAGTCAGCAACGAGCCTGAAACATGCATGGCAGTGAGGGACCACATACTCGGTCCACCAGCGCATCCGTCGCGATATCGTCGTAGCTGGCCAGTTTCGCAAGCGTCAGACGGTCGCGACGGTCGACAGACGGGCtatctcttttctttgcGGACGGCATAGCGAAGGGAGTATCAGCAATGTCCCGTACGAGAAAGGTCGGCGGCTATGAAATGTATGCGTTGTGAATTGGCGGCTTGATATCCTGTCAGAAGAGGCCCAGGCGGAAGTGCGGATCTTGAGACCAGGGGGGTATTTGCCAAAAGGAGCGTAGATTTAGCAATTCATAGAAACGcagggaggaagaagtccGAATACAAAGGTGTGCACATGGTGGGAAAGGCAAATGGATGCCTCGGAGGAACCAGCGGACATGGAATGGGAGAGGGAAAGGCCTTGGATAATGCGACATTCACTAGGACAACACTACTTGGCGGCTGTGTTGCCCATGCGATTGATCCAGCCGCAGCACGGAGTATGTTCTGCAGTGCTGCGCTTTTTCTGGGGTCGGCGGTCGGCGAAACCTGCCGGCCCGGACATGGAAATCTTTCGGCCAGCCCAGGCAAGACAGCCCTGACATCGTCAGATACCCCCTCCTTAGCGTTGTTCACAGTCAAAATGATTCAGTTAAAGGTGAGCGGTATTTCTTTCCAAGAGATTGACAGTCTTCCCGACATCTTACTGACGTGGTCGGCAGACGTTGCTTAACTGCATCGACAACTCCGGCGCCGCGGTCGTCGAATGTGTGAatgtcttgaagaagaaacGGCCGGCCACAGTCGGTGGGTTATACATTTAATGTGATATCTCCGATTGACGAACTTGGATCCTGATATGGCTTCAACTGGTAATAGGTGACCGGATTGTGGTTGTGGTTCAGAAACAGCGAAACTTCGGCCCCGAGAGCACAAACAACAGCGGCATCGCAAACAAGGTCCGTCGCGGCGATATCCGACATGCTGTCGTCGTTCGCGCAAAGAAGGAGATGCAGAGACCAGATGGAACTATTGTCAAGTTCGATGACAACGCATGTGTGCTGGTCAACAAATCGGGTGATCCGATCGGAACCAGAATGAACGGTTAGTCTCTAGGAGGCTCCATCTGAGTTTGGCTTCAGCTACTGACATTCGGTTGCAGGAGTGGTTGCTACAGAACTACGAGGAAAGCAATGGTCGAAAATTCTTTCCTTGGCGCCTATGCATGTGTAATATACCAATTTGGAAGCGAATCGTTTTATCGTCTCAAAACAAATACTTTGTACCAATAGAAATCCTTTGAAGCATCCCGTTCTTCATATCGCAGCAATGCCATGACTCCATAACCATGCGGTGTAATTCACAAACAGAAGGGTATCCAAAATTCGGACGCTGCACCGACGAGACAAATCATACAAATACATTACCACACGCGCAGCAGACATAGTAGAGTTTCTTCAATAAAATGACAATGAGTCAGCAAAATGTGCAATTAAATAGCACAGGCAGTGTCTCACCATTCCAGTTTCAGCGGATCGCTGTTGAGATTGGAAGAAGACTGCTTCCGCTTCACCGCAGCTCGGACAGGGCTTGTTCGATCGGGGAAGCTACGCAAGAAAGTGAGATCATGTCAGCCACGGAGATTTCAAGCAACAGATCTTGGAATGTTTCCATGACAGAAAGGATGGGCCAGTATGTTTAGATGTTCATGGAATCCTCAGAATCCCAGTCAGACAGGGTGTCTTCAGGCAACTGCCCGCAGGTAAAGCAGGTAATCTCTTCCCCGCAATGGGCACAGAAACCAGGGAGACAAACCGTTGGATCAGATCCCACATCCTGGGTCACACCAGCAGTGTCTCCAACTTGGCTGTTGAGCTTGTTCTGGTAAACACAGTATGAGGTGGCGGGCTCGCCAACGTGGCACGTCCGACACGTGAACATGAGACGGTTGTTGACGCGGTCTTCTTTGGGATAGAGCAAGTTGGAGCTGATTCAGTGTTAGCTGGCTGTGAACGGAGATTACGCAGAATATGTTATTTCTTACCATTCGCGACAGAAACGGAAATGAATCTGATCAATTTGCTTGTTATCGCCACTGACGGACGGAGATGGGCTTGAAGACATTTTGGTGCAGGTTGGAGTGTCGTGTACGAAAAGTTTTGCAGTAGCAGCTAGGATAAATGTTCAAGAGAAGATAAGACGTGATTCGGGTATTTTTTTTTCGAGTATGCTCAAGAAATGTCAAAGCGAGAGATCAAGGCAAAAGATGGACAGAGATCCAGTCAAGGCTTGCGCCTGAATAATCATTTAATGGAAGTTGGAAGAAGCGCTGGATTGGCGCCTGAGGCGGACCCAACAGAAGACTAGACCCAATCGGATGGGACACAAGCGCGACTTCGAACCTTAAGCGGGATGTTTGCACTGTTTGCCTCcattccttgtccttccCCGCAGTTTGTACAGGCGGCTCAAGGTTGCTCCTAGTAAGAAACCGTTTTGACAGCTTCGTCTTACCATTCCAGACACAAACTGAATCTCTCGGCCATTTTGCCTCATATAGCTCTTGCATAGTCATTTGAATATACATCATATTCGCCATGGTCTGCCATATTCGTCCTTTTCTTAGCTGGTGCATTGACTAACTAGACATCTTCTACAGGTAGAAACTGGTCTTCCTGCGGGGTGGGAGGTTCGCCATTCCAACTCCAAGAACCTTCCGTACTACTTCAATCCCTCGACTAAGGAGTCCCGGTGGGAGCCTCCCAGCGGCACAGACACCGAGTTGCTCAAGGTCTACATGGCAAACTACCACAGCGCCCCTGCCGGGCGGCCTGATGGCACAGCCCAGGGCGAGGGCAAGATCCGTTGCAGTCACCTTCTGATTAAGCATAGAGACAGTAGGCGGCCAAGCAGCTGGCGGGAGGCAGAGATCACCCGatcgaaggaggaagcgaTCGAGATCCTTCGAGGTCATGAACAGCGCATCCGCTCGGGTGAAGTTAGCTTAGGTGATATCGCAGTCTCAGAGTCGGATTGTAGCAGTGCCAGGAAGAAGGGCGACCTGTATGTTACATCCAGAGTCATCGCAATTCCATCCTTGGCTATATCCAATACTAATTCTTCACAAGTGGGTTTTTCGGCCGTGGCGAGATGCAAAAGGAATTCGAGGATGCCGCCTTTGCGCTGCAGCCAGGCCAGGTCAGCGGCATTGTTGAGACGGCCTCTGGTGTCCACCTTATTGAACGGTAAGTATTTGCCTGTTCTGCCTGAAATGGAGGAGCTTAGAGCTGATAAGTATCCCAAAACAGTGTCCAGTGATGTTTGTTCGAATTTTGATGTTTCTAGAGTCTCCAAAATCAAACTCTTCTATTCATACTCAATCTATCTCCATGCGCAGGCTACATACCTTACCAACTGGAGTACCTGTTATAGAGCTGGAGGTCCATTGGCTCCCTAGTTGTATACATCGCCCTCTAAACTCTGTCAGCATGAAGTATTCCCAGTTCTTCTGAGCGTGGAATTTTTCATAAACTCTACTGGGTAAGTGGCCAGGGTCTACATATCGGACTCTATCTGTAACCTTGGTATGATATGCAGCTTGCTGTCATTTCATGGGGGCTTCTATGGGGAACTCCTTGGGCGATGTCAATCTATCGTAAAAAGCCATTTGGCCTCTTGTATTGTGACCCATTTAGTCCGTAGACCAGAACGAGCCCAAGCCATCAGTCGGTATGCTTTCAGTACTTTTCTGCCTTGAACAAAGACAATCCCTCCTGCAACAGATTATCGTCACGTGCCTGGATAGCCCTATCCCGTCGCCATATCAGTAGGTGAGTCGCCAAAGAGAAGACCAGGAACAATATACTGACTCAAATTGTGAATGAGAGTAAAAGATCATGGTCCAAGTTATCAAGAGTGTTCCTTGACTTCTCTGTCTCATTTGCCATTTGGGCGAACTAAGATGGTCAAGGAATCGCTCCTGAGACTCTCCAACCATAGTAGGGTGCTCTGATCATCCGTATACCCAGTGTACTTTCGAAGCCAAAAGCTCATTGCAGGGGCTCTAGGTTATAGAATGGAAGCGATCATAAACCTTGCTCGTTCTCCACATTCTAAATTCATCCCCGATTCCAGTTTCCAAAAACGCTCCAAATCCGGAGAAATATATTTACAAAGATGTATTGCAAGCACAAGACCCTTCCTTTTGTAGGTTATTACCCTGCCCTTGGGTATTATGGCGCCTCTCATTCAGGAGGACCACAACAAAATCGTTGGCCTCCGGAAGGAGACCTACCCTCCTTGCTAGTATCAGTGAGTCAACGCCCTATAGCTCGTCGATGTCGCTAAAACTATGCTAGTGATAGTGAGTGTTGAATCAATGTACTCAGGATGGAAACTCAGGCAAGACTACTCAGATCTGGGTCCATAATAAGTGTACCGATGTATGCCTGTCAAATCGCGGAACTCCTTGTCAAAGCCGGAGTCGAATCAAGAGATAGGCCCGTACTCATCTGGTTTCTATTCTAGCGACACTCCTCGAATATATTGCCATTCTGACTCTAAAGTACGCCTTCTCTATATTACTGTTGCTTCCCcccttttttctttccctagtttcttcttcttcttcttctcccttttttgtttttgaCATTGGTTTTGGGGGCCGCGCCGGGGGAGATTGTGACATCGATTTAGGTATCTTGACATACCAACCGTATATCATCCTCATGAATTTATACCCAACATTCAGGAATTAGGTAGTCACAAAGCGCCTTAGAATAGAGATGCAGATACCTACTACTTAGGATGACAATGATAGCCAGTTAAGTCTCAAAAACTGTGTGCACGCAACTGTGATATGAAGCTCCCATATTTATTATTGAGGAATTGGTTCCGCGCTTTCCTTCGAGAGATCACCGTTAACAGAGCAACCTATGAAAGCCTTTTGTTTTTCTGGAAACCCTGTGATAACATAACCTAGCAGTGCAATGAGTATAGCCCTGAAATATGTTCTTTGTGGCGATTGCAGGCCATAGATTGCTTCATACGGACCATCACGGTCAACGTCACTTCTTAGACTCCCATCCCTAATCCAATTGCGTAGTAGTCTGTCAGAAGTCACGTCGACAAAGTTATATCCCGATTGGGGATCAGCCACAGCAGAAATGGCGAACCCTTTGTCAATCCCAGATTTCTACTTGGGCCCACTCTTTCTAAAGGGATCGACTGCTAAGAATCCAGCGTACCGTGCATGAAAGCCGACAACAAGGGCATAACTGAGTTGCTGACCTCCCTAATGAGGTCACCTAAAGACAcatcaagaagatcgacaAATGCAGTGGACGTAGGTTCCGATGGCTACAGAGCGTTGAGAGACATGGCAGGATTCCACTACCACAATCATCTTGAGCATCAGACCAAGTTAAACCGAAGTGTTCAGACAAGTTAAAAATGTGCACAGTGTACATCAGCAACTACACACTCTGCCGATGCATCTGGGATGACTCCTTCAGTCGCTGCAAGTGCTGGGAGTGGTGTCGCAGAATTTGACTGATTTAGGGAGAGGACGAGATGATGTGTCGTGGATGCTGGAAGGAGGTTACACCGGGTACGGAACAGGAGAGTCACGCTTCACCTAGCCCAAGGTGAAGGGCCGACGGAGTCGATGGTCCAGGAACCCGAGTGTGATCGGTCAAGAGGCAGTGGTCCGATTGCCATGGGGAAGAGGACGGCCAAGAGGAGGACATAGAAGGGCAGTGTCACTACGTTCCAGCTTATGTGAGTTGTGAGGAAGTAATAAATTCGAAATGCCGAGCATGAGTGCTCTGAGTACTTTCTGATGTGAGTATTGAATTACTGGCAGGGCGTCGTTTCGTCCACCAACGTTACGCAACCTTTATTGCTGGTCATAAATTAACGATAACATCCCATCCAATCCCGACAGTTTATTGTCAAAATCTAGATGCTCGAGTTCAGTCGGTTCAATCGAGACGTAATGGCCTCAATGACAGCAGACCTGAAGACGATGACTCAGCTAATGCGGCACTTATCACTGGAGAAAGGACTTACTCTCGCTCGACCATCCTCATGGCATCGGAAATCTTCGCTCTTTGTAGCCTCTGGGGGACTCTTGGCCCAGCGGCCGTGGGGGACGCCGGGCTCCCAGGCTCCGGTGCGACAGGTGCCTTGGCTGCAATGGACTTGGCCTCGGCCAGCAGATCCGCCGCGAGTTCCTTGACCTGCAGCAAATGTCAGCACCACAGTGTGTGGTTCATGAGACCAATGAAACTCACGGTTTCCAATCGCTGTGACAAACTCtgatccttttcttcttcgttcttctctctctccaaCGAAGCAGATAGGGCCTCCACTTCCGAAAGCCATGCTTTCTCCCTCTCGCTCAGTGGACGACCACCTGACTTCAGAACCTTGTTTCGGAGCGACTCGTATCTCTCAACTAATTGCGCCTGTCTCTCTTTTGCAGCTTTCAGCCTCTTGTCCAGCGCCTCATCACTCTTCGAGCCCTCTCGCCGTTGACCATCCTCGCCAATATCACTCGAGACCCCCTTGATGCGCTCAGCCACGTCCGATAGCTGCTTCAGTtgctccttcatctccccTTGCAGCCGTTCACAGCGACGGAAAAGGTCCGATGCTGCTCGCTCAAGAGCATTTGTATGAGCAGACAGAATGCGGTGTGCAGCAGCAACTAGGTCGAGCGTTGCTGGTGATAAGCGCACCTGCTCTTTGAGTGATTGGCGTTGTCGATGGGGAACATGCTTCTCAACGAAGAATTCCAGAGGAGAGTCCGAATAGAGGATTGAAGGGACTTGGTAAGGAGGTCTTTTAGGTGGTAGAATAGATGTCGACTGCTGCGCCCCTGAGCCAATTGGTCCCATATCTGCAACTGGTGGAAGGCTAGCCTCAGGCGCATCCATGATGGCAGCATATGGgcgagacgcgtggtggcTCAACAGCAAATAACCAAGATCATAGTCGTAGAAGACCAGAGAAGAGGCCAGATGGTCTGATTCGCCTTTAGCAGcactgccatcatcatctactTCGATGATCCGCTCCCTGAGAGATACCGTGCCTTCGCATAGTACTTGCAAACGGAAAGCCGAGCCGGCAGTATCCTCTGACCGGAGCTCGGCCTCAAGCCTCTGCACCCACGAACTTAGTGAAATAGACGTGACATTAGTTGCAGTTGTGACGAAGAAACTGTATCGAGACACAATATCATTAGTGAAGGTCGGCCAGTCGTTCAAATGCTGGTCTTCTTGTCTGAGCGTATCCAATGACTCAACCAAGACCAAATCAGATGGCTCAGACAAGGGAGTACTGAAGGCGTTCTTCCTGAGCTTGGGAAGCCACTGCCCCTCGACGCCATCAAGTTCAAGGCAGATATGGACTCTGCCAGTGCGCGTCGAGAGGCAGATAACAGTGGCCGACAATTGATCGTTGTCTTCCACCGAGAgctcatcgtcctcgcccATCATCAGAGCATCCACATCCACTTTCGATGCAACGACAAGGATGTCACAAAGGtccaaatcatcaagctcgtcTCCAGTGTCGACACGGAACGGACCCTGCAACCTGGGGATCGCGCTGGGATTTGCGGGACGTGTCAGGATCTCCGACCCAGACTCCATATCTGAGCCAGTAATGGTCTGCAAAGGATCCTGGTTATCGATCTCCGTGAGCCAGTCATACTGCTGCCGGCAGGCTGTCAGCTCATCTTCATATCCCGACGAGTCTTCCTGCATCGCTGACAGTTTTGGAACAATGGCCGAAGTAAGGGACGGAATAGTAGTCGCAGGTGCTCGCCATTTGGAAGGCAACAACGGGCAAAGGGCATAAAGATCACCAGGCCGCATGGCGACCCACAGTGTCATGGGTGCCCATGCGCTCTCTTTCTCGCTTCCGCTACCGCCAAAGCAAGCCGAGGCGACTTCCATATCAACGAAATCGGCAGAAAAACCTTTGTTCTTCCCAAATCCAGAAGGTGAAAAGTCCTGGTCGCAAGACGTTCCGTCCACCAACTTTCTGAGATCGACCGCCAGCGTAGGCCGGTCGAATGACCAGTGGTTGTTCCGGTCCAGCTCCCATACCCGAACTGCGGCATCTGCGGTAACGGTGACGAGACAGCCTCCAAGGTTGGTGTGCACCCCCAAAGGATGCCACAGCGCCGAAACAACGGGCGACTCGGGGATAACGTGCGTAGTGGGACCAAGCTGGTAATACTTCAGTCGAATGGGTGAGCAGTCGGTACCAGACAGATGTGATGAATCTGGAAGCACCGCGATGTACACTGTATGATCCGTTACGATAGCCATAAAGGCGCCATTTGGAGAAGGGATCATCTGCCGAATCCGTTCGTAGACTGGTACGATCAGGACCTGTGATTCATCAGCCACGACAATGAGCTACACATGCAAAGCTCGTGCAAGAATCAGCCATACTCTGTAATAGTCTGTCTCATCGCTATCTGACGGTCCCTCAGAGCTCCGAGCTTGGCCAGAAGCGTCCTTCTTTGATCTGGACTGCTGTTGCCATACATCCTTCAACCGAGTAAGGCTCGACCAGCGGATCTGATTGTTGACCACGGTGAAGATCTCGTTTCCTCGCTTTGCCAATGTCCTCGTCGGGCCGCTATACTCCGCCTCATTCTCCGGAAGATAACCTGGTTTTTTGGTCGATGTGCTTGCAAAGAGTGTTGCGCCGGGTGCAGGGCGCGATAGCCATGGAGGGGTGTAGCTAATGAGTTTCGGCATTTTCAGCAGTTATGGCGAACAAGTTTGAGATTGGAACCAGAATGAAATGAGGATGGCCGAGGTTTACTCCATAGCCTCAGAAAGCTGGTAGGAAAATAGATTGGTTCAAATTGAAGGTTAGCTGGAATGACGGCAACGATAGCAACAAACAACGGGCTGGGGATTTTTAGTTGCAGGAAGAAAAGCGCGCCAAGACGAGGTGAAAGCTCCGCCCTTGAGAGCTCATGATGTCTAGCTATCCTACGTCTTCAAACTGCATTCCCGTCATCTCCAACGTTGCCCTATCTCGCATATAC of Aspergillus fumigatus Af293 chromosome 2, whole genome shotgun sequence contains these proteins:
- the set9 gene encoding SET domain-containing protein produces the protein MPSAKKRDSPSVDRRDRLTLAKLASYDDIATDALVDRAYFWTNTRKNRTKYNPMRGIVDDDVARVLLHDVIVAKDLAKAERELLAMSGLKKFMARLPNNREKDWFRRHLRKYIQMYLPDSPFEITTTNRYTITEYEAAVCARKFIKQGQEIKYLSGTLVPMTREEERDLDLKRKDFSIVMSSRKKTPSFFLGPARFANHDCNANGKLVTRGSEGMQVVATRDIYIGEEITVSYGDDYFGIDNCECLCLTCERLVRNGWAPHVPSEPQSKASTPALNDDTLSTDSHVSSKKRKFAPDSDIETSAPSTPCKRGKFVRQSSKLKSEVSFLEVATSIEQPAGPSPVCNGSDMGALGNSTVESDNDKAVDPALPSPPADSPPSTAANESERSSTSTTATSVCDAAVKIKVEETIEQSAEKVSALSEANVELPTTSLRSGSTEGDTKLELSDQPSTLKQGSIGSNRKERRKSRGKPLVVESVEAERQLVRVPGDYTKTSKLLAQTYDRWVDCHTCNAWFVQHDSYLTRRECPRCERHSMLYGYRWPKTDKEGPSDDEERVMDHRTVHRFLYPEEEALISRKDRGVSFGVTPTPELSEPRTETEGSEGCEDRRTTRASRRRTRSLRMTM
- a CDS encoding mitochondrial 54S ribosomal protein uL14m — translated: MIQLKTLLNCIDNSGAAVVECVNVLKKKRPATVGDRIVVVVQKQRNFGPESTNNSGIANKVRRGDIRHAVVVRAKKEMQRPDGTIVKFDDNACVLVNKSGDPIGTRMNGVVATELRGKQWSKILSLAPMHV
- a CDS encoding DNA-directed RNA polymerase II core subunit RPB9, producing MSSSPSPSVSGDNKQIDQIHFRFCRECSNLLYPKEDRVNNRLMFTCRTCHVGEPATSYCVYQNKLNSQVGDTAGVTQDVGSDPTLPRSNKPCPSCGEAEAVFFQSQQRSAETGMKLYYVCCACGNVFV
- the pin1 gene encoding peptidylprolyl isomerase ESS1; this encodes MVETGLPAGWEVRHSNSKNLPYYFNPSTKESRWEPPSGTDTELLKVYMANYHSAPAGRPDGTAQGEGKIRCSHLLIKHRDSRRPSSWREAEITRSKEEAIEILRGHEQRIRSGEVSLGDIAVSESDCSSARKKGDLGFFGRGEMQKEFEDAAFALQPGQVSGIVETASGVHLIERVQ